The Sebastes umbrosus isolate fSebUmb1 chromosome 4, fSebUmb1.pri, whole genome shotgun sequence genome has a window encoding:
- the spire2 gene encoding protein spire homolog 2 isoform X1: MARSTNRSAEDGDSRVSAPTERGETRDLAEPRELSLEEVLKSYEQPVNEEQAWAVCYQCCSGLRKPRPAAGRLSRVKDPSSILLQRDGTVALLQTDDTDGPSPPPERKLVQSLGVAIYQALDWGLDENEERELSPQLEHLIERMAGGSQGGEGISTTGNGTTDEGYSGQEEEEEEEEEEEQQVGAMRPVCTLGQVMALCASRLANPSLAPEHYQAVCRALFVETLELQTFLIKIRNAKEPSSCSSPRYPKPLPPDENKHALHTMLKKITTEEALEDKSTAELDALKHTDWARLWVQLMKELRQGVKLKKVQEQPFNLLPTEFSLTPFEMLMQDIRTRKFQLRKVMVDGDIPTRVKRNAHELILDFIRSRPPLKPVSERSLPPPPLQEQSLHEKVLAGIKQERKLRPVLLPSSRPFGSLPCLAQTCPCNVKSTSCIDLSVPEPRPPSRPRILLKAPTLAEMEEMNISEEEESPDNGELRRAESSPTPLKRDRSFSEHDLALLRAEMLPSHSESAQLGGAVRLRGERPRSRTLMGAGPFPYHRASFPVHGWVPPSPARLSLSSVDETTEGSETPSSSRAEAKHQWMLSSLLQEEFSHPVESLALTVDEVINVRRVLVKAEMEKFLQNKELYNNLKRGKVCCCCRVKFPLFSWPSTCVLCKRSVCGSCSAKMKIPSKKMAHIPVYTVGFHSTPKSHGHKSQVYKSLRSLSRRSVEEEFPHLYAHGCTLRDICAECTKFVADVISSSRRSLDILNNTPKRETKAAAAAAAPQRPQLQRQSHLETCPDPPCHRSPHPQSQCHPQLPPQSHHQQQQLLHSSSPAPSPQLRTKTITNVNQ; this comes from the exons ATGGCCAGATCCACCAACAGAAGCGCGGAGGACGGGGACTCTCGGGTAAGCGCCCCGACGGAGCGCGGAGAGACGCGGGACCTGGCCGAGCCCCGGGAGCTGTCTCTGGAGGAGGTGCTGAAGTCCTACGAGCAGCCCGTCAACGAGGAGCAGGCATGGGCGGTGTGCTACCAGTGCTGCAGCGGGCTGAGGAAGCCCCGCCCGGCCGCAGGGAGACTCAGCCGGGTGAAGGACCCGTCCTCCATCCTCCTGCAGAGGGACGGGACCGTGGCACTGCTACAAACCG ATGACACTGATGGACCTTCTCCTCCACCAGAGCGAaag CTGGTCCAGTCGCTGGGCGTGGCCATCTACCAAGCTCTGGACTGGGGGCTGGACGAAAACGAGGAGCGAGAGCTCAGCCCACAGCTGGAGCACCTCATTGAGCGCATGGCCGGGGGGAGCCAGGGTGGAGAGGGCATCAGCACCACCGGGAACGGTACCACAGATGAGGGGTACAGTGgccaggaagaggaggaggaggaggaggaagaggaggaacagcAGGTGGGAGCGATGAGGCCGGTGTGTACGCTCGGCCAGGTGATGGCGCTGTGCGCGTCTCGGCTGGCTAACCCAAGCTTGGCTCCAGAGCATTACCAGGCTGTCTGCAGAGCTCTGTTTGTAGAGACTCTAGAGCTGCAGACCTTCCTCATCAAGATCAGAAATGCTAAGGAG ccctcatcctgcagctctcctcgCTATCCTAAGCCCCTCCCACCAGACGAGAACAAGCACgcgcttcataca ATGCTGAAGAAGATCACAACAGAGGAAGCTCTGGAAGACAAGTCCACAGCTGAGCTGGatgcactgaaacacacagactgg GCACGTCTGTGGGTGCAGCTGATGAAGGAGCTCCGGCAGGGAGTGAAGCTGAAGAAGGTGCAGGAGCAGCCGTTCAACCTGCTGCCCACCGAGTTCAGCCTCACGCCCTTTGAGATGCTGATGCAGGACATACGGACTCGCAAGTTCCAGCTACGCAAAGTCATG GTGGACGGTGACATTCCCACAAGAGTGAAGAGAAATGCCCATGAATTGATACTGGATTTCATCAGATCAAGACCTCCACTCAAACCA GTTTCAGAGCGCAGCCTTCCCCCTCCTCCATTGCAGGAGCAGTCTCTCCATGAGAAGGTCCTGGCTGGGATCAAGCAGGAGAGAAAGCTCAGGCCTGTGCTCCTGCCCAGCTCCAGAC CATTTGGCTCTCTGCCCTGCCTGGCTCAGACTTGTCCTTGCAACGTCAAATCTACTTCGTGCATCGACCTGTCCGTGCCGGAGCCCCGGCCGCCGTCCCGCCCTCGCATCCTGCTCAAGGCTCCGACTCTGGCCGAGATGGAGGAGATGAATATATCTGAG GAGGAGGAGTCCCCAGACAACGGGGAGCTGAGGAGGGCAGAGAGCTCCCCAACACCTCTGAAAAGAGATCGCTCCTTCTCAGAGCACGACCTGGCCTTGCTCCGCGCCGAGATGCTTCCCTCGCACTCCGAGTCGGCCCAGCTGGGAGGGGCGGTCAGGCTGAGGGGTGAGAGGCCTCGGTCCAGGACGCTGATGGGTGCCGGTCCGTTTCCTTATCACAGAG CCTCCTTCCCAGTTCACGGCTGGGTGCCGCCCTCTCCTGCCCGCCTGTCTCTGAGTTCAGTCGACGAGACCACAGAGGGATCGGAAACGCCGTCCAGCTCCAGAGCTGAAGCCAAGCACCAGTGGATG ctctcctctctccttcaggAGGAGTTCAGCCACCCTGTGGAGAGTCTCGCCTTGACGGTGGATGAGGTCATCAATGTGCGCAGAGTGCTGGTTAAAGCAGAGATGGAGAAGTTTCTTCAGAACAAAGAGCTCTACAATAACCTGAAGAGAGGCAAG gtttgctgctgctgcagagtgaAATTCCCTCTCTTCTCATGGCCGTCTACCTGCGTACTGTGTAAAAG ATCTGTCTGCGGCTCCTGCAGTGCAAAG ATGAAGATTCCCTCGAAGAAGATGGCCCATATTCCTGTGTACACTGTAGGCTTCCACAGCACTCCAAAGAGCCACGGACACAAGAGCCAAGTCTATAA GTCCCTGCGCAGCTTATCCCGCCGCTCAGTGGAGGAGGAGTTCCCCCACCTGTACGCTCACGGCTGCACGCTGCGCGACATCTGCGCCGAATGCACCAAATTCGTCGCCGATGTCATTTCCTCCAGCCGCCGAAGTCTGGACATCCTCAACAACACTCCCAAGAGGGAGAccaaagctgctgctgctgctgctgcccctcAGAGACCACAGTTGCAACGTCAATCACACCTGGAGACTTGCCCTGACCCTCCGTGTCACCGTTCACCTCACCCACAGTCACAGTGTCACCCCCAGCTCCCACCCCAGTCCCATcatcaacaacagcagctgCTTCATTCGTCATCGCCGGCTCCTTCGCCGCAGCTCCGCACCAAGACGATCACCAATGTGAACCAATGA
- the spire2 gene encoding protein spire homolog 2 isoform X3: MARSTNRSAEDGDSRVSAPTERGETRDLAEPRELSLEEVLKSYEQPVNEEQAWAVCYQCCSGLRKPRPAAGRLSRVKDPSSILLQRDGTVALLQTDDTDGPSPPPERKLVQSLGVAIYQALDWGLDENEERELSPQLEHLIERMAGGSQGGEGISTTGNGTTDEGYSGQEEEEEEEEEEEQQVGAMRPVCTLGQVMALCASRLANPSLAPEHYQAVCRALFVETLELQTFLIKIRNAKEMLKKITTEEALEDKSTAELDALKHTDWARLWVQLMKELRQGVKLKKVQEQPFNLLPTEFSLTPFEMLMQDIRTRKFQLRKVMVDGDIPTRVKRNAHELILDFIRSRPPLKPVSERSLPPPPLQEQSLHEKVLAGIKQERKLRPVLLPSSRPFGSLPCLAQTCPCNVKSTSCIDLSVPEPRPPSRPRILLKAPTLAEMEEMNISEEEESPDNGELRRAESSPTPLKRDRSFSEHDLALLRAEMLPSHSESAQLGGAVRLRGERPRSRTLMGAGPFPYHRASFPVHGWVPPSPARLSLSSVDETTEGSETPSSSRAEAKHQWMLSSLLQEEFSHPVESLALTVDEVINVRRVLVKAEMEKFLQNKELYNNLKRGKVCCCCRVKFPLFSWPSTCVLCKRSVCGSCSAKMKIPSKKMAHIPVYTVGFHSTPKSHGHKSQVYKSLRSLSRRSVEEEFPHLYAHGCTLRDICAECTKFVADVISSSRRSLDILNNTPKRETKAAAAAAAPQRPQLQRQSHLETCPDPPCHRSPHPQSQCHPQLPPQSHHQQQQLLHSSSPAPSPQLRTKTITNVNQ; the protein is encoded by the exons ATGGCCAGATCCACCAACAGAAGCGCGGAGGACGGGGACTCTCGGGTAAGCGCCCCGACGGAGCGCGGAGAGACGCGGGACCTGGCCGAGCCCCGGGAGCTGTCTCTGGAGGAGGTGCTGAAGTCCTACGAGCAGCCCGTCAACGAGGAGCAGGCATGGGCGGTGTGCTACCAGTGCTGCAGCGGGCTGAGGAAGCCCCGCCCGGCCGCAGGGAGACTCAGCCGGGTGAAGGACCCGTCCTCCATCCTCCTGCAGAGGGACGGGACCGTGGCACTGCTACAAACCG ATGACACTGATGGACCTTCTCCTCCACCAGAGCGAaag CTGGTCCAGTCGCTGGGCGTGGCCATCTACCAAGCTCTGGACTGGGGGCTGGACGAAAACGAGGAGCGAGAGCTCAGCCCACAGCTGGAGCACCTCATTGAGCGCATGGCCGGGGGGAGCCAGGGTGGAGAGGGCATCAGCACCACCGGGAACGGTACCACAGATGAGGGGTACAGTGgccaggaagaggaggaggaggaggaggaagaggaggaacagcAGGTGGGAGCGATGAGGCCGGTGTGTACGCTCGGCCAGGTGATGGCGCTGTGCGCGTCTCGGCTGGCTAACCCAAGCTTGGCTCCAGAGCATTACCAGGCTGTCTGCAGAGCTCTGTTTGTAGAGACTCTAGAGCTGCAGACCTTCCTCATCAAGATCAGAAATGCTAAGGAG ATGCTGAAGAAGATCACAACAGAGGAAGCTCTGGAAGACAAGTCCACAGCTGAGCTGGatgcactgaaacacacagactgg GCACGTCTGTGGGTGCAGCTGATGAAGGAGCTCCGGCAGGGAGTGAAGCTGAAGAAGGTGCAGGAGCAGCCGTTCAACCTGCTGCCCACCGAGTTCAGCCTCACGCCCTTTGAGATGCTGATGCAGGACATACGGACTCGCAAGTTCCAGCTACGCAAAGTCATG GTGGACGGTGACATTCCCACAAGAGTGAAGAGAAATGCCCATGAATTGATACTGGATTTCATCAGATCAAGACCTCCACTCAAACCA GTTTCAGAGCGCAGCCTTCCCCCTCCTCCATTGCAGGAGCAGTCTCTCCATGAGAAGGTCCTGGCTGGGATCAAGCAGGAGAGAAAGCTCAGGCCTGTGCTCCTGCCCAGCTCCAGAC CATTTGGCTCTCTGCCCTGCCTGGCTCAGACTTGTCCTTGCAACGTCAAATCTACTTCGTGCATCGACCTGTCCGTGCCGGAGCCCCGGCCGCCGTCCCGCCCTCGCATCCTGCTCAAGGCTCCGACTCTGGCCGAGATGGAGGAGATGAATATATCTGAG GAGGAGGAGTCCCCAGACAACGGGGAGCTGAGGAGGGCAGAGAGCTCCCCAACACCTCTGAAAAGAGATCGCTCCTTCTCAGAGCACGACCTGGCCTTGCTCCGCGCCGAGATGCTTCCCTCGCACTCCGAGTCGGCCCAGCTGGGAGGGGCGGTCAGGCTGAGGGGTGAGAGGCCTCGGTCCAGGACGCTGATGGGTGCCGGTCCGTTTCCTTATCACAGAG CCTCCTTCCCAGTTCACGGCTGGGTGCCGCCCTCTCCTGCCCGCCTGTCTCTGAGTTCAGTCGACGAGACCACAGAGGGATCGGAAACGCCGTCCAGCTCCAGAGCTGAAGCCAAGCACCAGTGGATG ctctcctctctccttcaggAGGAGTTCAGCCACCCTGTGGAGAGTCTCGCCTTGACGGTGGATGAGGTCATCAATGTGCGCAGAGTGCTGGTTAAAGCAGAGATGGAGAAGTTTCTTCAGAACAAAGAGCTCTACAATAACCTGAAGAGAGGCAAG gtttgctgctgctgcagagtgaAATTCCCTCTCTTCTCATGGCCGTCTACCTGCGTACTGTGTAAAAG ATCTGTCTGCGGCTCCTGCAGTGCAAAG ATGAAGATTCCCTCGAAGAAGATGGCCCATATTCCTGTGTACACTGTAGGCTTCCACAGCACTCCAAAGAGCCACGGACACAAGAGCCAAGTCTATAA GTCCCTGCGCAGCTTATCCCGCCGCTCAGTGGAGGAGGAGTTCCCCCACCTGTACGCTCACGGCTGCACGCTGCGCGACATCTGCGCCGAATGCACCAAATTCGTCGCCGATGTCATTTCCTCCAGCCGCCGAAGTCTGGACATCCTCAACAACACTCCCAAGAGGGAGAccaaagctgctgctgctgctgctgcccctcAGAGACCACAGTTGCAACGTCAATCACACCTGGAGACTTGCCCTGACCCTCCGTGTCACCGTTCACCTCACCCACAGTCACAGTGTCACCCCCAGCTCCCACCCCAGTCCCATcatcaacaacagcagctgCTTCATTCGTCATCGCCGGCTCCTTCGCCGCAGCTCCGCACCAAGACGATCACCAATGTGAACCAATGA
- the spire2 gene encoding protein spire homolog 2 isoform X2 — MARSTNRSAEDGDSRVSAPTERGETRDLAEPRELSLEEVLKSYEQPVNEEQAWAVCYQCCSGLRKPRPAAGRLSRVKDPSSILLQRDGTVALLQTDDTDGPSPPPERKLVQSLGVAIYQALDWGLDENEERELSPQLEHLIERMAGGSQGGEGISTTGNGTTDEGYSGQEEEEEEEEEEEQQVGAMRPVCTLGQVMALCASRLANPSLAPEHYQAVCRALFVETLELQTFLIKIRNAKEPSSCSSPRYPKPLPPDENKHALHTMLKKITTEEALEDKSTAELDALKHTDWARLWVQLMKELRQGVKLKKVQEQPFNLLPTEFSLTPFEMLMQDIRTRKFQLRKVMVDGDIPTRVKRNAHELILDFIRSRPPLKPVSERSLPPPPLQEQSLHEKVLAGIKQERKLRPVLLPSSRPFGSLPCLAQTCPCNVKSTSCIDLSVPEPRPPSRPRILLKAPTLAEMEEMNISEEEESPDNGELRRAESSPTPLKRDRSFSEHDLALLRAEMLPSHSESAQLGGAVRLRGERPRSRTLMGAGPFPYHRASFPVHGWVPPSPARLSLSSVDETTEGSETPSSSRAEAKHQWMEEFSHPVESLALTVDEVINVRRVLVKAEMEKFLQNKELYNNLKRGKVCCCCRVKFPLFSWPSTCVLCKRSVCGSCSAKMKIPSKKMAHIPVYTVGFHSTPKSHGHKSQVYKSLRSLSRRSVEEEFPHLYAHGCTLRDICAECTKFVADVISSSRRSLDILNNTPKRETKAAAAAAAPQRPQLQRQSHLETCPDPPCHRSPHPQSQCHPQLPPQSHHQQQQLLHSSSPAPSPQLRTKTITNVNQ; from the exons ATGGCCAGATCCACCAACAGAAGCGCGGAGGACGGGGACTCTCGGGTAAGCGCCCCGACGGAGCGCGGAGAGACGCGGGACCTGGCCGAGCCCCGGGAGCTGTCTCTGGAGGAGGTGCTGAAGTCCTACGAGCAGCCCGTCAACGAGGAGCAGGCATGGGCGGTGTGCTACCAGTGCTGCAGCGGGCTGAGGAAGCCCCGCCCGGCCGCAGGGAGACTCAGCCGGGTGAAGGACCCGTCCTCCATCCTCCTGCAGAGGGACGGGACCGTGGCACTGCTACAAACCG ATGACACTGATGGACCTTCTCCTCCACCAGAGCGAaag CTGGTCCAGTCGCTGGGCGTGGCCATCTACCAAGCTCTGGACTGGGGGCTGGACGAAAACGAGGAGCGAGAGCTCAGCCCACAGCTGGAGCACCTCATTGAGCGCATGGCCGGGGGGAGCCAGGGTGGAGAGGGCATCAGCACCACCGGGAACGGTACCACAGATGAGGGGTACAGTGgccaggaagaggaggaggaggaggaggaagaggaggaacagcAGGTGGGAGCGATGAGGCCGGTGTGTACGCTCGGCCAGGTGATGGCGCTGTGCGCGTCTCGGCTGGCTAACCCAAGCTTGGCTCCAGAGCATTACCAGGCTGTCTGCAGAGCTCTGTTTGTAGAGACTCTAGAGCTGCAGACCTTCCTCATCAAGATCAGAAATGCTAAGGAG ccctcatcctgcagctctcctcgCTATCCTAAGCCCCTCCCACCAGACGAGAACAAGCACgcgcttcataca ATGCTGAAGAAGATCACAACAGAGGAAGCTCTGGAAGACAAGTCCACAGCTGAGCTGGatgcactgaaacacacagactgg GCACGTCTGTGGGTGCAGCTGATGAAGGAGCTCCGGCAGGGAGTGAAGCTGAAGAAGGTGCAGGAGCAGCCGTTCAACCTGCTGCCCACCGAGTTCAGCCTCACGCCCTTTGAGATGCTGATGCAGGACATACGGACTCGCAAGTTCCAGCTACGCAAAGTCATG GTGGACGGTGACATTCCCACAAGAGTGAAGAGAAATGCCCATGAATTGATACTGGATTTCATCAGATCAAGACCTCCACTCAAACCA GTTTCAGAGCGCAGCCTTCCCCCTCCTCCATTGCAGGAGCAGTCTCTCCATGAGAAGGTCCTGGCTGGGATCAAGCAGGAGAGAAAGCTCAGGCCTGTGCTCCTGCCCAGCTCCAGAC CATTTGGCTCTCTGCCCTGCCTGGCTCAGACTTGTCCTTGCAACGTCAAATCTACTTCGTGCATCGACCTGTCCGTGCCGGAGCCCCGGCCGCCGTCCCGCCCTCGCATCCTGCTCAAGGCTCCGACTCTGGCCGAGATGGAGGAGATGAATATATCTGAG GAGGAGGAGTCCCCAGACAACGGGGAGCTGAGGAGGGCAGAGAGCTCCCCAACACCTCTGAAAAGAGATCGCTCCTTCTCAGAGCACGACCTGGCCTTGCTCCGCGCCGAGATGCTTCCCTCGCACTCCGAGTCGGCCCAGCTGGGAGGGGCGGTCAGGCTGAGGGGTGAGAGGCCTCGGTCCAGGACGCTGATGGGTGCCGGTCCGTTTCCTTATCACAGAG CCTCCTTCCCAGTTCACGGCTGGGTGCCGCCCTCTCCTGCCCGCCTGTCTCTGAGTTCAGTCGACGAGACCACAGAGGGATCGGAAACGCCGTCCAGCTCCAGAGCTGAAGCCAAGCACCAGTGGATG gAGGAGTTCAGCCACCCTGTGGAGAGTCTCGCCTTGACGGTGGATGAGGTCATCAATGTGCGCAGAGTGCTGGTTAAAGCAGAGATGGAGAAGTTTCTTCAGAACAAAGAGCTCTACAATAACCTGAAGAGAGGCAAG gtttgctgctgctgcagagtgaAATTCCCTCTCTTCTCATGGCCGTCTACCTGCGTACTGTGTAAAAG ATCTGTCTGCGGCTCCTGCAGTGCAAAG ATGAAGATTCCCTCGAAGAAGATGGCCCATATTCCTGTGTACACTGTAGGCTTCCACAGCACTCCAAAGAGCCACGGACACAAGAGCCAAGTCTATAA GTCCCTGCGCAGCTTATCCCGCCGCTCAGTGGAGGAGGAGTTCCCCCACCTGTACGCTCACGGCTGCACGCTGCGCGACATCTGCGCCGAATGCACCAAATTCGTCGCCGATGTCATTTCCTCCAGCCGCCGAAGTCTGGACATCCTCAACAACACTCCCAAGAGGGAGAccaaagctgctgctgctgctgctgcccctcAGAGACCACAGTTGCAACGTCAATCACACCTGGAGACTTGCCCTGACCCTCCGTGTCACCGTTCACCTCACCCACAGTCACAGTGTCACCCCCAGCTCCCACCCCAGTCCCATcatcaacaacagcagctgCTTCATTCGTCATCGCCGGCTCCTTCGCCGCAGCTCCGCACCAAGACGATCACCAATGTGAACCAATGA
- the spire2 gene encoding protein spire homolog 2 isoform X4 — MARSTNRSAEDGDSRVSAPTERGETRDLAEPRELSLEEVLKSYEQPVNEEQAWAVCYQCCSGLRKPRPAAGRLSRVKDPSSILLQRDGTVALLQTDDTDGPSPPPERKLVQSLGVAIYQALDWGLDENEERELSPQLEHLIERMAGGSQGGEGISTTGNGTTDEGYSGQEEEEEEEEEEEQQVGAMRPVCTLGQVMALCASRLANPSLAPEHYQAVCRALFVETLELQTFLIKIRNAKEMLKKITTEEALEDKSTAELDALKHTDWARLWVQLMKELRQGVKLKKVQEQPFNLLPTEFSLTPFEMLMQDIRTRKFQLRKVMVDGDIPTRVKRNAHELILDFIRSRPPLKPVSERSLPPPPLQEQSLHEKVLAGIKQERKLRPVLLPSSRPFGSLPCLAQTCPCNVKSTSCIDLSVPEPRPPSRPRILLKAPTLAEMEEMNISEEEESPDNGELRRAESSPTPLKRDRSFSEHDLALLRAEMLPSHSESAQLGGAVRLRGERPRSRTLMGAGPFPYHRASFPVHGWVPPSPARLSLSSVDETTEGSETPSSSRAEAKHQWMEEFSHPVESLALTVDEVINVRRVLVKAEMEKFLQNKELYNNLKRGKVCCCCRVKFPLFSWPSTCVLCKRSVCGSCSAKMKIPSKKMAHIPVYTVGFHSTPKSHGHKSQVYKSLRSLSRRSVEEEFPHLYAHGCTLRDICAECTKFVADVISSSRRSLDILNNTPKRETKAAAAAAAPQRPQLQRQSHLETCPDPPCHRSPHPQSQCHPQLPPQSHHQQQQLLHSSSPAPSPQLRTKTITNVNQ; from the exons ATGGCCAGATCCACCAACAGAAGCGCGGAGGACGGGGACTCTCGGGTAAGCGCCCCGACGGAGCGCGGAGAGACGCGGGACCTGGCCGAGCCCCGGGAGCTGTCTCTGGAGGAGGTGCTGAAGTCCTACGAGCAGCCCGTCAACGAGGAGCAGGCATGGGCGGTGTGCTACCAGTGCTGCAGCGGGCTGAGGAAGCCCCGCCCGGCCGCAGGGAGACTCAGCCGGGTGAAGGACCCGTCCTCCATCCTCCTGCAGAGGGACGGGACCGTGGCACTGCTACAAACCG ATGACACTGATGGACCTTCTCCTCCACCAGAGCGAaag CTGGTCCAGTCGCTGGGCGTGGCCATCTACCAAGCTCTGGACTGGGGGCTGGACGAAAACGAGGAGCGAGAGCTCAGCCCACAGCTGGAGCACCTCATTGAGCGCATGGCCGGGGGGAGCCAGGGTGGAGAGGGCATCAGCACCACCGGGAACGGTACCACAGATGAGGGGTACAGTGgccaggaagaggaggaggaggaggaggaagaggaggaacagcAGGTGGGAGCGATGAGGCCGGTGTGTACGCTCGGCCAGGTGATGGCGCTGTGCGCGTCTCGGCTGGCTAACCCAAGCTTGGCTCCAGAGCATTACCAGGCTGTCTGCAGAGCTCTGTTTGTAGAGACTCTAGAGCTGCAGACCTTCCTCATCAAGATCAGAAATGCTAAGGAG ATGCTGAAGAAGATCACAACAGAGGAAGCTCTGGAAGACAAGTCCACAGCTGAGCTGGatgcactgaaacacacagactgg GCACGTCTGTGGGTGCAGCTGATGAAGGAGCTCCGGCAGGGAGTGAAGCTGAAGAAGGTGCAGGAGCAGCCGTTCAACCTGCTGCCCACCGAGTTCAGCCTCACGCCCTTTGAGATGCTGATGCAGGACATACGGACTCGCAAGTTCCAGCTACGCAAAGTCATG GTGGACGGTGACATTCCCACAAGAGTGAAGAGAAATGCCCATGAATTGATACTGGATTTCATCAGATCAAGACCTCCACTCAAACCA GTTTCAGAGCGCAGCCTTCCCCCTCCTCCATTGCAGGAGCAGTCTCTCCATGAGAAGGTCCTGGCTGGGATCAAGCAGGAGAGAAAGCTCAGGCCTGTGCTCCTGCCCAGCTCCAGAC CATTTGGCTCTCTGCCCTGCCTGGCTCAGACTTGTCCTTGCAACGTCAAATCTACTTCGTGCATCGACCTGTCCGTGCCGGAGCCCCGGCCGCCGTCCCGCCCTCGCATCCTGCTCAAGGCTCCGACTCTGGCCGAGATGGAGGAGATGAATATATCTGAG GAGGAGGAGTCCCCAGACAACGGGGAGCTGAGGAGGGCAGAGAGCTCCCCAACACCTCTGAAAAGAGATCGCTCCTTCTCAGAGCACGACCTGGCCTTGCTCCGCGCCGAGATGCTTCCCTCGCACTCCGAGTCGGCCCAGCTGGGAGGGGCGGTCAGGCTGAGGGGTGAGAGGCCTCGGTCCAGGACGCTGATGGGTGCCGGTCCGTTTCCTTATCACAGAG CCTCCTTCCCAGTTCACGGCTGGGTGCCGCCCTCTCCTGCCCGCCTGTCTCTGAGTTCAGTCGACGAGACCACAGAGGGATCGGAAACGCCGTCCAGCTCCAGAGCTGAAGCCAAGCACCAGTGGATG gAGGAGTTCAGCCACCCTGTGGAGAGTCTCGCCTTGACGGTGGATGAGGTCATCAATGTGCGCAGAGTGCTGGTTAAAGCAGAGATGGAGAAGTTTCTTCAGAACAAAGAGCTCTACAATAACCTGAAGAGAGGCAAG gtttgctgctgctgcagagtgaAATTCCCTCTCTTCTCATGGCCGTCTACCTGCGTACTGTGTAAAAG ATCTGTCTGCGGCTCCTGCAGTGCAAAG ATGAAGATTCCCTCGAAGAAGATGGCCCATATTCCTGTGTACACTGTAGGCTTCCACAGCACTCCAAAGAGCCACGGACACAAGAGCCAAGTCTATAA GTCCCTGCGCAGCTTATCCCGCCGCTCAGTGGAGGAGGAGTTCCCCCACCTGTACGCTCACGGCTGCACGCTGCGCGACATCTGCGCCGAATGCACCAAATTCGTCGCCGATGTCATTTCCTCCAGCCGCCGAAGTCTGGACATCCTCAACAACACTCCCAAGAGGGAGAccaaagctgctgctgctgctgctgcccctcAGAGACCACAGTTGCAACGTCAATCACACCTGGAGACTTGCCCTGACCCTCCGTGTCACCGTTCACCTCACCCACAGTCACAGTGTCACCCCCAGCTCCCACCCCAGTCCCATcatcaacaacagcagctgCTTCATTCGTCATCGCCGGCTCCTTCGCCGCAGCTCCGCACCAAGACGATCACCAATGTGAACCAATGA